One genomic segment of Brevibacillus laterosporus LMG 15441 includes these proteins:
- the rpoB gene encoding DNA-directed RNA polymerase subunit beta → MAGKLVQSGKHRQRRTYSRINEVLGLPNLIEIQQKSYQWFLDTGLREMFQDISPIQDFTGNLVLEFIDYSLGEPKYGVDESKERDVTYAAPLRVKVRLLNKETGEVKEQEVFMGDFPLMTETGTFIINGAERVIVSQLVRSPSVYYNTKIDKNGKQTFSATVIPNRGAWLELETDAKDIIYVRIDRTRKIPVTVLLRALGFGTDKDILDLLGHDEKFVNNTLEKDNTDSTEKALIEIYERLRPGEPPTVENAKSLLISRFFDPKRYDLASVGRYKMNKKLHIKNRLFNQRLAETLIDKSTGEILAEAGQIIDRRVMEKILPMLEGGVNYVDVRTHGGVLENETITLQSIDIFDEEGKVVKVIGNANIDMSVKHITPADIVSAINYFINLLHRVGTTDDIDHLGNRRLRSVGELLQNQFRIGLSRMERVVRERMSIQDQNQITPQALINIRPVIAAIKEFFGSSQLSQFMDQTNPLAELTHKRRLSALGPGGLTRERAGFEVRDVHHSHYGRMCPIETPEGPNIGLINSLSTFARINDYGFIETPRRKINPETGVVLSEIEYLTADEEDVYNVAQSNQPLAEDGRFANEMVICRRKGEILNVPRDKVDFMDISPKQVVSVATALIPFLENDDANRALMGSNMQRQAVPLLIPQAPFVGTGMEHKAAQDSGVAVVAKWPGKVERVTAREVTVRRYIEVDGKQVLGDLDKYKMHKFIRSNQGTCINQRPIVMPGDIIEKGDIIGDGPSTEKGELALGRNVIVAFMTWEGYNYEDAILLSEKLVKDDVYTSIHIEEYESEARDTKLGPEEITRDIPNVGEEALKNLDERGIIRVGAEIRDGDILVGKVTPKGVTELTAEERLLHAIFGEKAREVRDTSLRVPHGGSGIIVDVKVFTRDNGDELPPGVNQLVRVYIAQKRKISVGDKMAGRHGNKGVIARIMPEEDMPFLPDGSPVEIVLNPLGVPSRMNIGQVLETHLGMAAKLLGIHVATPVFDGARQADVLDTLEEAGLDRDGKTLLYDGRTGESFDRRVTVGCVYMLKLAHLVDDKIHARSTGPYSLVTQQPLGGKAQFGGQRFGEMEVWALEAYGAAYTLQEILTVKSDDVVGRVKTYEAIVKGENVPEPGVPESFKVLIKELQSLGMDVKILSGDEQEIEMRETDDEDEGTGEKLNLLPESIGAQDE, encoded by the coding sequence TTGGCAGGTAAACTGGTCCAGAGCGGTAAGCACCGCCAGCGTCGCACGTATTCTCGAATCAACGAAGTACTGGGACTACCTAACCTAATCGAAATTCAGCAAAAATCCTACCAATGGTTTTTGGATACTGGTTTAAGAGAAATGTTCCAAGACATTTCGCCAATCCAAGACTTTACTGGTAATTTAGTGCTGGAGTTTATTGATTATAGTCTTGGTGAGCCTAAATACGGCGTAGACGAGTCGAAGGAACGTGATGTAACGTATGCTGCTCCATTGCGTGTTAAAGTACGTCTTCTAAACAAAGAGACGGGCGAAGTGAAGGAGCAAGAAGTCTTTATGGGAGATTTCCCACTGATGACAGAAACGGGTACCTTCATTATAAATGGAGCGGAGCGCGTTATTGTCAGTCAGCTCGTTCGTTCCCCTAGTGTTTACTATAACACTAAAATTGATAAGAACGGTAAACAGACTTTTAGCGCTACTGTTATTCCGAACCGTGGAGCATGGCTTGAACTTGAAACCGATGCGAAAGATATTATTTATGTGCGTATCGATCGTACTCGTAAAATTCCAGTTACAGTATTACTTCGTGCTTTAGGTTTTGGAACTGATAAAGATATTCTAGACCTGCTGGGTCATGACGAGAAATTCGTTAACAACACGCTTGAAAAAGATAACACCGATTCTACTGAGAAAGCTTTGATCGAAATCTATGAGCGTTTGCGTCCAGGTGAACCACCTACAGTAGAGAACGCGAAGAGCTTATTGATTTCTCGCTTCTTTGATCCAAAGCGCTATGATTTAGCATCAGTAGGTCGCTATAAAATGAACAAAAAGCTCCATATTAAAAACCGCCTATTCAACCAACGTCTTGCTGAGACGCTGATTGATAAATCAACAGGTGAAATCCTTGCAGAAGCAGGTCAAATTATTGACCGTCGTGTTATGGAAAAGATTCTTCCTATGTTGGAGGGTGGCGTAAACTATGTGGACGTACGTACACATGGTGGAGTTCTAGAAAATGAAACGATTACTCTTCAATCTATAGATATCTTTGATGAAGAAGGTAAAGTAGTTAAGGTTATCGGTAATGCGAATATCGATATGTCTGTAAAGCATATTACTCCAGCAGACATCGTTTCGGCAATTAACTATTTTATTAACCTACTGCATCGTGTAGGTACTACAGACGATATCGACCATTTGGGTAACCGTCGTCTGCGTTCTGTAGGTGAATTGTTACAGAACCAATTCCGTATCGGTCTTTCTCGTATGGAACGCGTGGTTCGTGAACGCATGTCCATTCAAGATCAAAATCAAATTACACCGCAGGCTTTGATTAACATCCGTCCTGTGATCGCGGCAATCAAAGAGTTCTTTGGTAGCTCCCAGCTTTCACAGTTCATGGATCAAACGAATCCGCTTGCTGAGTTAACACATAAACGCCGTTTGTCCGCATTAGGACCTGGTGGTTTGACGCGTGAACGCGCTGGTTTCGAAGTGCGAGACGTGCATCACTCTCACTATGGACGTATGTGTCCGATCGAGACTCCAGAGGGACCAAACATCGGTTTGATCAACTCCTTGTCTACGTTTGCTCGTATTAATGATTACGGCTTTATTGAAACACCTCGCCGTAAAATTAATCCTGAAACAGGCGTTGTGTTGTCTGAGATTGAATACCTGACTGCTGATGAAGAGGATGTATATAACGTAGCTCAGTCGAATCAGCCACTAGCTGAAGATGGCAGATTTGCTAACGAGATGGTTATTTGCCGCCGTAAAGGTGAAATCCTTAACGTTCCTCGCGATAAGGTAGACTTTATGGACATCTCTCCTAAGCAGGTTGTATCGGTTGCGACAGCGTTGATTCCGTTCCTTGAGAACGATGACGCCAACCGCGCCCTAATGGGATCAAACATGCAACGTCAGGCCGTTCCTTTGCTAATTCCTCAAGCTCCATTTGTAGGAACTGGTATGGAACATAAAGCAGCGCAAGACTCCGGTGTTGCGGTTGTTGCAAAATGGCCTGGAAAAGTAGAGCGTGTAACAGCTCGCGAAGTAACTGTTCGACGTTATATAGAGGTTGATGGCAAACAAGTTCTTGGAGACCTAGATAAATATAAAATGCACAAATTTATCCGTTCTAACCAAGGGACTTGCATTAACCAACGTCCGATTGTAATGCCTGGCGATATTATCGAAAAAGGCGATATTATCGGTGATGGTCCGTCCACTGAGAAGGGCGAATTGGCGCTTGGTCGCAACGTAATCGTAGCGTTTATGACTTGGGAAGGTTATAACTACGAGGATGCGATCTTGCTAAGTGAAAAACTGGTTAAAGATGACGTCTACACGTCCATTCATATTGAAGAATATGAATCAGAAGCACGTGATACGAAACTAGGACCAGAAGAGATTACACGCGATATTCCGAACGTAGGGGAAGAGGCGCTGAAGAATCTTGATGAACGTGGTATCATTCGCGTTGGTGCCGAAATCCGCGATGGCGATATCCTGGTTGGTAAAGTAACGCCTAAGGGTGTAACAGAGCTAACAGCAGAAGAGCGCCTATTGCATGCGATCTTCGGTGAAAAGGCACGCGAAGTTCGTGATACATCACTACGTGTACCACACGGTGGCTCCGGTATTATTGTTGATGTAAAAGTATTTACGCGCGACAATGGCGATGAATTGCCTCCAGGTGTTAATCAACTAGTGCGTGTATACATTGCTCAAAAACGTAAGATTTCCGTTGGGGATAAAATGGCCGGTCGACATGGTAACAAAGGGGTTATTGCCCGTATCATGCCGGAAGAAGATATGCCGTTCCTACCGGATGGTTCTCCAGTTGAGATCGTCTTGAATCCACTGGGTGTACCATCGCGTATGAACATCGGTCAGGTACTTGAAACACATTTAGGTATGGCTGCTAAATTGTTGGGTATTCACGTAGCGACTCCTGTTTTCGACGGTGCGCGTCAAGCCGATGTTCTTGATACACTCGAAGAAGCTGGATTAGACCGTGACGGTAAAACCCTCCTATACGATGGCCGTACAGGTGAATCATTTGATCGCCGTGTAACAGTAGGTTGCGTGTACATGCTGAAACTGGCTCACTTGGTTGACGATAAGATTCATGCTCGTTCAACTGGACCATACTCTCTTGTTACGCAACAACCATTGGGTGGTAAAGCCCAATTTGGTGGTCAGCGCTTCGGGGAGATGGAGGTATGGGCGCTTGAAGCATACGGTGCCGCATATACTCTGCAAGAGATCCTCACCGTTAAATCTGACGATGTTGTTGGTCGTGTTAAAACGTACGAAGCGATCGTTAAAGGTGAAAACGTACCAGAACCGGGCGTTCCAGAATCATTCAAAGTATTGATTAAAGAACTTCAAAGCTTAGGTATGGACGTAAAAATCCTCTCTGGTGACGAGCAGGAAATTGAAATGCGCGAAACCGATGATGAGGATGAAGGAACTGGAGAAAAGTTAAATCTCTTACCTGAAAGCATAGGCGCACAAGATGAGTAA